The following are encoded together in the Methylorubrum sp. B1-46 genome:
- the tolR gene encoding protein TolR: MAMGTVRSASDDEDGLDATPMSEINVTPMVDVMLVLLIIFMVAAPLMTTGVPVQLPKTTAAKVAQSQKPLEVSIDKDGMPYIAKDGFTPDTILPRLKQLKAENPDQVVLVRGDRDVPYGKIMEVMGLVGQAGFTKVSLIAQSGGAAPAAGTAR; the protein is encoded by the coding sequence ATGGCCATGGGAACCGTTCGTTCGGCGAGCGACGACGAGGACGGCCTCGACGCGACGCCGATGTCCGAGATCAACGTCACGCCGATGGTCGACGTGATGCTGGTGCTGCTGATCATCTTCATGGTCGCGGCGCCGCTGATGACGACAGGTGTGCCGGTGCAATTGCCGAAGACGACCGCCGCCAAGGTGGCGCAGTCGCAGAAGCCGCTCGAAGTCTCCATCGACAAGGACGGCATGCCCTACATCGCCAAGGACGGCTTCACGCCGGACACGATCCTGCCGCGGCTCAAGCAGCTCAAGGCGGAGAACCCGGATCAGGTCGTGCTCGTGCGCGGCGACCGGGACGTGCCCTACGGCAAGATCATGGAGGTGATGGGCCTCGTCGGCCAGGCGGGCTTCACCAAGGTCTCGCTGATCGCCCAGTCGGGCGGCGCCGCGCCGGCCGCAGGGACCGCCCGTTAA
- a CDS encoding GNAT family N-acetyltransferase codes for MVALAEDLGRPTQAVRGRGGLTAEVFSELTAAEGLWRALETDPAVLMTPYQRFDWVAAYCAAGIDAGEAIRILVLRDPLGRARVLLPLTVGRRGPLRVARVIGDRHANFHMPLFASREAAAMPAEDLTAALTDAGRAAGIDAFVFRNQPRFWDGTPNPLAGGGLPAPSDAYGMLLGPDAEATLRRVFSGDTRKKLRAKERKLVEFLGAIEHRVAETPEAAAEIQAAFYAQKAARFADLGIADPYADAAVRRFIAAATAPGAPPAIEVHALVASESGRILATFGGAVDGARFCGMWTSFDTDPELGRFSPGEILLHRLVGDQAARGRRALDLGVGEAGYKAKTCDETIELVEQTVPVSPASHALALASRVAVRLKHRIKRSPRLWAAAQSLRRLRRR; via the coding sequence ATGGTGGCTCTCGCCGAGGATCTGGGGCGGCCGACGCAGGCGGTGCGAGGCCGGGGCGGCCTCACCGCGGAGGTGTTCTCGGAGCTTACCGCGGCCGAGGGGCTGTGGCGGGCACTGGAGACCGATCCGGCCGTCCTAATGACGCCCTACCAGCGCTTCGACTGGGTGGCGGCCTATTGCGCCGCCGGGATCGATGCGGGCGAGGCGATCCGCATCCTCGTGCTGCGTGACCCGCTCGGGCGGGCGCGGGTGCTGCTCCCGCTCACCGTTGGGCGGCGCGGCCCCTTGCGGGTGGCGCGGGTGATCGGTGACCGGCACGCCAATTTCCACATGCCGCTCTTCGCCTCCCGCGAGGCGGCGGCGATGCCGGCTGAGGATCTGACGGCGGCGCTCACGGATGCCGGCCGGGCGGCGGGCATCGACGCCTTCGTCTTCCGCAACCAGCCGCGCTTCTGGGACGGAACCCCGAACCCGCTGGCCGGGGGCGGCTTGCCGGCACCGAGCGACGCCTACGGCATGCTGCTCGGCCCCGATGCCGAGGCCACCCTGCGCCGGGTGTTCAGCGGCGACACCCGCAAGAAGCTGCGGGCCAAGGAGCGCAAGCTCGTGGAGTTCTTAGGCGCGATCGAGCACCGCGTCGCCGAGACGCCGGAGGCGGCGGCCGAGATCCAGGCCGCGTTCTACGCGCAGAAAGCCGCGCGTTTCGCCGATCTCGGCATCGCCGATCCCTATGCGGACGCGGCGGTGCGCCGCTTCATCGCCGCCGCCACCGCGCCGGGCGCTCCGCCGGCGATCGAGGTTCATGCCCTGGTGGCCTCCGAGAGCGGGCGCATCCTGGCGACCTTCGGCGGCGCGGTGGACGGCGCCCGCTTCTGCGGGATGTGGACCTCGTTCGACACCGACCCCGAACTCGGCCGGTTCAGCCCCGGCGAGATCCTGCTGCACCGGCTCGTCGGCGATCAGGCCGCGCGGGGGCGCCGGGCGCTCGACCTCGGCGTCGGCGAGGCGGGCTACAAGGCCAAGACCTGCGACGAGACCATCGAACTCGTGGAGCAGACCGTGCCGGTGAGCCCGGCGAGCCATGCGCTGGCCCTCGCCTCACGGGTCGCGGTGCGGCTCAAGCACCGGATCAAGCGCTCGCCGCGGCTCTGGGCGGCAGCCCAGAGCCTGCGGCGGCTGCGGCGGCGCTGA
- a CDS encoding MotA/TolQ/ExbB proton channel family protein, whose product MDPTSVPAEAVATAHDMSFIGLFLQADPIVKSVMILLVVASLACWTVVFEKLVRLAAAKRQAKAFEAMVRSEGTIDTSQKGIAGHVVKAGLDAWRDQDSSESRAERRERIERAMKGALGVEVKRLQAGLSLLATSGSTAPFVGLFGTVWGIMNSFSSIAKSQDTSLAVVAPGIAEALFATAIGLVVAIPAVMAYNKLSGDVARIQSGFVSCIAVLGNRLARDRGPHARAAAAE is encoded by the coding sequence ATGGATCCGACGTCCGTGCCCGCCGAGGCGGTCGCTACAGCCCACGACATGTCGTTTATCGGCCTGTTCCTTCAGGCCGACCCGATCGTCAAAAGCGTGATGATCCTCCTCGTGGTGGCCTCGCTCGCCTGCTGGACCGTCGTGTTCGAGAAGCTGGTGCGGCTCGCCGCCGCCAAGCGGCAGGCCAAGGCGTTCGAGGCGATGGTGCGCTCGGAGGGCACCATCGACACGTCGCAGAAGGGCATCGCCGGCCACGTGGTCAAGGCCGGGCTCGACGCGTGGCGCGACCAGGATTCCAGCGAGAGCCGGGCCGAGCGCCGCGAGCGCATCGAGCGGGCGATGAAGGGGGCGCTCGGCGTCGAGGTGAAGCGCCTCCAGGCCGGCCTGTCGCTGCTGGCGACCTCGGGCTCCACCGCGCCTTTCGTCGGCCTGTTCGGCACGGTCTGGGGCATCATGAACTCGTTCTCGTCGATCGCGAAGAGCCAGGACACCAGCCTCGCTGTGGTGGCCCCCGGCATCGCCGAGGCGCTGTTCGCCACTGCTATCGGCCTCGTCGTCGCGATCCCGGCGGTGATGGCCTACAACAAGCTCTCCGGCGACGTCGCCCGCATCCAGTCGGGCTTCGTCTCCTGCATCGCGGTGCTCGGCAACCGCCTCGCCCGCGATCGCGGCCCCCACGCCCGCGCCGCCGCGGCCGAATAA
- a CDS encoding flagellar protein FlaG: MDPIRAAASPPPISTAPVTPIRPVAEAVRVEAPASRVLDPAVTVAVSPESEAKPTEPERRAYTRDADSQSLVFRVTDPQTGDVVMQIPDEVILKARAYARETAPYPGERIAKTA, encoded by the coding sequence ATGGACCCGATCAGGGCCGCGGCCTCCCCGCCGCCGATCTCGACCGCACCCGTCACCCCCATCCGTCCCGTCGCCGAAGCCGTCCGCGTCGAGGCTCCGGCCTCCCGCGTGCTCGATCCCGCGGTCACCGTCGCGGTGAGCCCGGAGAGCGAGGCGAAGCCGACCGAACCGGAGCGGCGCGCCTATACCCGCGACGCGGACAGTCAAAGCCTCGTCTTCCGGGTCACCGATCCGCAGACCGGCGACGTGGTGATGCAGATCCCCGACGAGGTGATCCTCAAGGCACGCGCCTACGCGCGGGAAACGGCGCCCTATCCGGGCGAGCGCATCGCCAAGACCGCCTGA
- a CDS encoding Tat pathway signal protein, whose translation MGRAMPGRSGIGGRLLAGITLAAFLTAPVPAAMAQDGAPAAKSESKSDAKPDASPLKIELNRLEPAGEACRTYMLVDNSRGPALKSLKVDLFAFDTEGVAQKRLAVELGPVQEKKTVVRLFDFAGLSCPKIGRLLLNDVLACEGGDATRETCLERIEPATKTSAAFDR comes from the coding sequence ATGGGGCGTGCAATGCCGGGACGCAGCGGGATCGGGGGACGTCTCCTCGCGGGTATCACCCTCGCCGCATTCCTGACCGCTCCGGTTCCGGCTGCAATGGCACAGGATGGGGCGCCGGCGGCCAAGTCGGAGTCCAAGTCGGATGCCAAGCCGGATGCCTCTCCCCTGAAGATCGAGCTGAACCGGCTCGAACCCGCGGGCGAGGCCTGCCGCACCTACATGCTCGTCGACAACAGCCGCGGTCCCGCGCTGAAGTCGCTCAAGGTCGACCTGTTCGCCTTCGACACCGAGGGCGTCGCCCAGAAGCGCCTCGCCGTCGAACTCGGGCCGGTCCAGGAGAAGAAGACCGTGGTCCGGCTCTTCGACTTCGCCGGCCTCTCCTGCCCGAAGATCGGCCGCCTGCTGCTCAACGACGTGCTCGCCTGCGAGGGCGGCGACGCCACCCGCGAGACCTGCCTGGAGCGGATCGAGCCCGCAACCAAGACATCGGCCGCCTTCGATCGCTGA
- a CDS encoding hemolysin III family protein, with amino-acid sequence MFLAEDGRPLALTWNYTPRELRADGAVHIAGLVLGLLGAVCLVATATLTHLGWIERASLLVYATAMLAMLGASAAYNMWPVSPRKWILRRLDHAFIYLMIAGTYTPVVALVGAGPVAWTLLALIWTVALAGIAIKILMPGRWDRVSIVLYLMLGWSGVLAYESVISGLTPSALGFLAVGGLLYSVGVVFHVWRTLPFQNAIWHGFVLAATACHYGTIMASVLNAGA; translated from the coding sequence ATGTTTCTGGCCGAGGACGGACGCCCGCTTGCGTTGACCTGGAACTACACACCGCGCGAATTGCGGGCGGACGGTGCGGTCCACATCGCAGGTCTCGTTCTCGGGCTTCTCGGAGCGGTCTGCTTGGTCGCCACCGCGACATTGACGCATCTCGGCTGGATCGAACGGGCCTCTCTGCTGGTCTACGCCACCGCGATGCTGGCCATGCTCGGCGCATCTGCCGCCTACAACATGTGGCCGGTCAGTCCGCGCAAGTGGATCCTGCGCCGTCTCGACCACGCCTTCATCTACCTGATGATCGCCGGCACCTACACGCCGGTGGTGGCGCTGGTGGGCGCCGGCCCGGTCGCCTGGACGCTTCTCGCCCTGATCTGGACCGTGGCGCTCGCCGGCATCGCCATCAAGATCCTGATGCCGGGCCGCTGGGACCGGGTCTCGATCGTGCTCTACCTGATGCTGGGCTGGAGCGGCGTGCTCGCCTACGAATCGGTCATCTCGGGGCTCACCCCTTCGGCGCTCGGGTTCCTCGCCGTCGGCGGCCTGCTCTACTCGGTGGGCGTGGTGTTCCACGTCTGGCGGACCCTGCCGTTCCAGAACGCGATCTGGCATGGCTTCGTCCTCGCCGCGACCGCGTGCCATTACGGAACGATCATGGCGAGCGTGCTGAACGCCGGGGCGTAA
- a CDS encoding COX15/CtaA family protein, translating into MRLSTHPSLDRFDAVPAASYRPGHGPVRAWLYLLAVLVVAMVAIGGATRLTGSGLSITEWRPVTGVVPPLSAADWAVEFDKYRDTPQYRILNQGIGLDGFKTLYWWEWGHRLLGRIVGLVFFLPFAWFWIRGMLGRRLLLGLLGLGLLGGLQGAIGWIMVASGLQPGMTAVAPLKLALHLTTASLILAGLVWLAAGTRPMALAPAPESVRLFAGLLPVLVLIQIWLGGLVAGSKAGLLYNTWPDMDGVLVPPARVLFDKVPWIENFIDNLALVQFNHRLFAYLVVLAAIAHAVQSLRAAPAVAGRAIGVAVLATAQMGLGIVTLLLQVPLWAGLAHQVFAMAVLIMATVHARLSLGVPAAAAPAAGDVPIGLETLAGRGA; encoded by the coding sequence ATGAGACTGTCGACCCATCCGTCCCTCGACCGCTTCGACGCCGTCCCGGCGGCCTCCTACCGTCCCGGACACGGCCCGGTGCGCGCGTGGCTCTATCTGCTGGCCGTGCTCGTAGTGGCGATGGTCGCCATCGGCGGTGCGACCCGGCTCACCGGCTCGGGGCTGTCGATCACTGAGTGGCGGCCGGTGACCGGCGTGGTGCCGCCGCTCAGCGCGGCCGACTGGGCGGTGGAGTTCGACAAGTACCGCGACACGCCGCAATACCGCATCCTCAACCAGGGCATCGGGCTCGACGGTTTCAAGACGCTCTACTGGTGGGAATGGGGCCACCGCCTGCTCGGGCGGATCGTCGGCCTCGTGTTCTTCCTGCCGTTCGCGTGGTTCTGGATCCGCGGCATGCTCGGGCGGCGCCTCCTGCTCGGCCTCCTCGGGCTCGGCCTGCTCGGCGGTCTGCAGGGCGCCATCGGCTGGATCATGGTGGCCTCGGGCCTCCAGCCCGGCATGACGGCGGTGGCGCCGCTCAAGCTCGCGCTCCACCTCACCACCGCGAGCCTGATCCTGGCCGGCCTCGTCTGGCTCGCCGCTGGCACACGCCCGATGGCGCTCGCCCCGGCCCCTGAGTCAGTGCGGCTCTTCGCCGGCCTGCTGCCGGTGCTGGTGCTGATCCAGATCTGGCTCGGCGGGCTCGTCGCCGGCTCGAAGGCGGGCCTGCTCTACAACACCTGGCCCGACATGGACGGCGTCCTCGTGCCGCCGGCCCGGGTGCTGTTCGACAAGGTGCCCTGGATCGAGAACTTCATCGACAACCTCGCCCTGGTGCAGTTCAACCACCGCCTCTTCGCCTATCTCGTCGTGCTGGCGGCCATCGCCCACGCGGTCCAGTCCCTTCGCGCGGCGCCTGCCGTCGCCGGGCGGGCGATCGGCGTGGCGGTGCTCGCCACGGCGCAGATGGGCCTCGGCATCGTCACCCTGCTCCTGCAGGTGCCGCTCTGGGCCGGGCTCGCGCATCAGGTCTTCGCCATGGCGGTGCTGATCATGGCGACCGTCCATGCCCGCCTCAGCCTCGGCGTGCCCGCCGCCGCCGCACCCGCGGCGGGGGATGTGCCGATCGGCCTGGAGACGCTCGCCGGCCGCGGCGCCTGA
- a CDS encoding polysaccharide deacetylase family protein — protein MLSPRTRHRLFRAGFRAITAAGADRWLAPAARGRGVILTFHHVRPEPVPGFAPNALLSITPAFLDRTLSLLAARGFDLIGLDQVPERLAAPEGGRPFAVLTFDDGYRDNVEHARPVLARHGAPWTLFVTSDFAEGRGRLWWIELERAVARLDAVRLGSGLVLPARTDAEKTAAFETVYRTLRAGPEPMLLDEIARLCREAGFAPGGLARELCLTWAELRDLARDPAVTLGAHTLTHPMLAKHEAGFAEREIAESRARIEAELDRPVRHLSYPVGDPTSAGPREFATAKRLGFATAVTTRPGHLFAEHAEHRHALPRVSVNGLHQTEAALASLLSGVPFLAWNRGRRLNVA, from the coding sequence ATGCTGTCGCCCCGCACCCGACACCGCCTGTTCCGCGCCGGCTTCCGGGCGATCACCGCCGCGGGCGCCGACCGCTGGCTCGCCCCCGCCGCCCGCGGGCGCGGGGTGATCCTCACATTCCACCACGTGCGCCCCGAGCCGGTGCCGGGCTTCGCGCCGAACGCCCTCCTGTCGATCACCCCGGCCTTCCTCGACCGGACGCTGAGCCTGCTCGCCGCCCGCGGCTTCGACCTCATCGGCCTCGATCAAGTGCCCGAGCGGCTCGCGGCACCGGAGGGCGGGCGCCCCTTCGCAGTGCTGACGTTCGACGACGGCTACCGCGACAATGTCGAGCACGCCCGGCCCGTGCTGGCCCGGCACGGGGCGCCCTGGACGCTGTTCGTGACGAGCGACTTCGCCGAGGGGCGCGGGCGGCTGTGGTGGATCGAGCTGGAGCGGGCGGTGGCGCGGCTCGACGCGGTGCGGCTCGGCTCCGGCCTCGTCCTGCCCGCCCGGACCGATGCGGAGAAGACGGCGGCCTTCGAGACGGTCTACCGCACCCTGCGGGCGGGACCGGAGCCGATGCTGCTCGACGAGATCGCCCGGCTGTGCCGCGAGGCCGGGTTCGCGCCGGGCGGCCTTGCCCGCGAACTCTGCCTGACCTGGGCGGAACTGCGCGACCTCGCCCGCGATCCGGCCGTCACGCTGGGCGCGCACACGCTCACGCACCCGATGCTCGCCAAGCACGAGGCCGGTTTCGCGGAGCGCGAGATCGCCGAGAGCCGCGCGCGGATCGAGGCCGAGCTGGACCGCCCGGTGCGGCACCTGTCCTATCCCGTCGGCGATCCGACCTCGGCCGGGCCACGGGAATTCGCAACGGCCAAGAGACTCGGCTTCGCCACCGCGGTGACGACCCGGCCGGGCCATCTGTTCGCGGAACACGCGGAGCATCGCCATGCCCTGCCGCGGGTCTCGGTGAATGGGCTGCACCAGACCGAGGCCGCGCTGGCGAGCCTTCTCTCCGGCGTCCCGTTCCTGGCCTGGAACCGCGGACGGCGCCTCAACGTGGCCTGA
- a CDS encoding DUF2842 domain-containing protein — translation MRRRTRTLLGTFGILAFVIVYAPLAMALADSRISETHPAVQTVIYSILGIAWIFPLMPLIRWMDRPDD, via the coding sequence ATGCGCCGCCGCACGCGCACCCTGCTCGGAACCTTCGGGATCCTCGCCTTCGTGATCGTCTACGCGCCGCTCGCCATGGCGCTCGCCGACAGCCGCATCTCGGAAACCCATCCGGCGGTGCAGACGGTGATCTACTCGATCCTCGGCATCGCCTGGATCTTCCCGCTGATGCCGCTGATCCGCTGGATGGACCGGCCGGACGATTAG
- the thiC gene encoding phosphomethylpyrimidine synthase ThiC yields MNAPVRPKDLPNGSPASVTTGPVQGSKKVYAQVPGRPDIRVPYREIALSDPKEEPVRVYDPSGPYTETDAAIDLEKGLAPVREPWIVGRGYAAVKPRDVKPEDNGFAAADKLVAPCPAERTIRRAEPGQIVTQYEFARAGIITEEMIYVAHRENACREQMLERAEAALADGQSFGAAVPPFITPEFVREEVARGRAIIPANINHLELEPMAIGRNFLVKINANIGNSAVTSSAAEEVEKLVWSIRWGADTVMDLSTGRNIHNIRSWIVRNSPVPIGTVPIYQALEKVGGDPLKLDWEVFKDTLIEQAEQGIDYFTIHAGVRLAHVPLTARRTTGIVSRGGSIMARWCLAGHRESFLYERFDEICDIMRAYDVSFSLGDGLRPGSIADANDAAQFAELETLGELTKIAWDKGCQTMIEGPGHVPMHKIKVNMEKQLRECGEAPFYTLGPLTTDIAPGYDHITSGIGAAMIGWFGTAMLCYVTPKEHLGLPNRDDVKTGVITYKIAAHAADLAKGHPAAQLRDDALSRARFDFRWEDQFNLSLDPDTARAYHDETLPKDAHKVAHFCSMCGPKFCSMKITQDLRADVLAMEEAGVVLGQAKPLSEAEREAGMAAKSQEFLAEGGRLYVDAAE; encoded by the coding sequence ATGAACGCACCCGTCCGTCCCAAAGATCTCCCCAACGGCAGCCCTGCCAGCGTCACCACCGGCCCGGTCCAGGGCTCGAAGAAAGTCTACGCCCAAGTCCCCGGCCGCCCCGACATCCGCGTGCCCTACCGCGAGATCGCCCTCTCCGATCCGAAGGAGGAGCCGGTGCGGGTCTACGATCCGTCCGGCCCCTACACCGAGACCGATGCGGCGATCGACCTTGAGAAGGGTCTGGCTCCGGTGCGCGAGCCCTGGATCGTCGGGCGCGGCTACGCGGCGGTGAAGCCCCGCGACGTGAAGCCCGAGGACAACGGATTCGCCGCGGCCGACAAGCTCGTCGCCCCGTGCCCCGCCGAGCGCACGATCCGCCGGGCTGAACCCGGCCAGATAGTGACGCAGTACGAGTTCGCCCGCGCCGGCATCATCACCGAGGAGATGATCTACGTCGCGCATCGCGAGAACGCCTGCCGCGAGCAGATGCTGGAGCGCGCCGAGGCCGCGCTCGCCGACGGTCAGAGCTTCGGCGCGGCGGTGCCGCCCTTCATCACGCCGGAATTCGTGCGCGAGGAGGTGGCCCGCGGCCGCGCCATCATCCCGGCCAACATCAACCACCTCGAACTCGAGCCGATGGCGATCGGCCGCAACTTCCTCGTCAAGATCAACGCCAATATCGGTAATTCGGCCGTGACCTCCTCGGCCGCGGAAGAGGTCGAGAAGCTGGTCTGGTCGATCCGCTGGGGCGCGGACACGGTCATGGACCTCTCGACGGGCCGCAACATCCACAACATCCGCTCGTGGATCGTGCGCAACTCGCCCGTTCCGATCGGCACCGTGCCGATCTACCAGGCGCTGGAGAAGGTCGGCGGCGACCCGCTGAAACTCGATTGGGAAGTCTTCAAGGACACGCTGATCGAGCAGGCCGAGCAGGGCATCGACTACTTCACGATCCATGCCGGCGTGCGGCTCGCCCACGTGCCGCTGACCGCCCGGCGCACCACCGGCATCGTCTCGCGCGGCGGCTCGATCATGGCGCGCTGGTGCCTCGCCGGGCACCGCGAATCGTTCCTCTACGAGCGGTTCGACGAGATCTGCGACATCATGCGGGCCTACGACGTGTCGTTCTCATTGGGCGACGGGCTGCGTCCCGGCTCGATCGCGGATGCCAACGACGCGGCCCAGTTCGCCGAGCTGGAGACCTTGGGCGAACTCACCAAGATCGCGTGGGACAAGGGCTGCCAGACCATGATCGAGGGCCCCGGCCACGTGCCGATGCACAAGATCAAGGTCAACATGGAGAAGCAGCTCCGCGAGTGCGGCGAGGCGCCGTTCTACACCCTCGGCCCGCTGACCACCGACATCGCGCCGGGCTACGACCACATCACGTCCGGTATCGGCGCGGCAATGATCGGCTGGTTCGGCACGGCGATGCTCTGCTACGTCACGCCGAAGGAGCATCTGGGGCTCCCGAACCGCGACGACGTGAAGACCGGCGTCATCACCTACAAGATCGCCGCCCACGCCGCCGACCTCGCCAAGGGCCACCCGGCCGCGCAATTGCGCGACGATGCGCTCTCCCGCGCCCGGTTCGACTTCCGCTGGGAGGACCAGTTCAACCTCTCGCTCGATCCCGACACGGCGCGCGCCTACCACGACGAGACCCTGCCGAAGGACGCGCACAAGGTCGCGCATTTCTGCTCGATGTGCGGACCGAAATTCTGCTCGATGAAGATCACGCAGGATCTGCGCGCCGACGTGCTCGCCATGGAGGAGGCCGGCGTGGTGCTGGGCCAAGCCAAGCCTCTCTCCGAGGCGGAGCGCGAGGCCGGCATGGCGGCCAAGTCGCAGGAGTTCCTGGCCGAGGGCGGCAGGCTCTACGTCGACGCGGCGGAGTAG
- a CDS encoding Hsp20 family protein: MTRPSPFGYPFLLGFDEIEQALDRVSKAASDGYPPYNIERITRSEREPERLRITLAVAGFTQDQLDVSLEENQLVVRGRQVDDKARQFLHRGIAARQFQRAFLLADGMEVLGAELSNGLLAIDLARPEPERIVRKIAIAAKDP, from the coding sequence ATGACGCGGCCGTCTCCGTTCGGGTATCCGTTCCTGCTCGGCTTCGACGAGATCGAGCAGGCACTCGATCGTGTCTCCAAGGCCGCGAGCGACGGGTACCCGCCCTACAACATCGAACGGATCACCCGCAGCGAGCGCGAGCCGGAACGCTTGCGCATTACGCTCGCGGTAGCCGGATTTACGCAGGACCAGCTCGACGTCTCTCTGGAGGAGAATCAACTGGTCGTGCGCGGCCGGCAGGTCGATGACAAGGCGCGCCAGTTCCTGCACCGCGGCATCGCCGCGCGGCAGTTCCAACGGGCCTTCCTCCTCGCCGACGGCATGGAGGTGCTGGGGGCGGAGTTGTCGAACGGTCTGCTCGCGATCGATCTCGCCCGCCCGGAGCCGGAGCGCATCGTGCGCAAGATCGCGATCGCCGCCAAGGATCCGTGA
- a CDS encoding TonB family protein encodes MAAPKPAPKAAAMPPMPAPMPAPLPAHAGHGLPSGPSDGGGQGRLAAAFALALALHAAGLLGIAYLRLTPPSPPGEQEITIDLAPQMMEAETQAPAETQQSEAIPEEAKPEGEPETAQPVETPQEVQPPPPPEMTQVAPEEVQPPPPTEMTQVMPEEVQPPPPPPEAVTEAPPDTPPPQPEEQIIASEAPEAEPLAPPPPVAAKPEPPKPDPKIEERRKAALEKKREAEREARRKEILEKKREEAQKEARIKAAKAKAERDAARRAQAAQAGNSQRSSAATSRQSATGSAAAASDPNAMAAWRGALASAIKGRMNREAAAGTSGGVATVRFTVSRSGAVSGAALVGSSGVGAIDAAALAAVRGSLPPAPAGVTQSSLAVTVPLRFSPGR; translated from the coding sequence ATGGCCGCCCCCAAGCCAGCCCCGAAGGCCGCCGCCATGCCGCCGATGCCGGCCCCGATGCCCGCCCCCCTGCCCGCTCATGCCGGTCACGGGCTGCCCTCGGGTCCCTCCGACGGGGGCGGCCAGGGCCGCCTCGCGGCTGCCTTCGCCCTGGCCCTGGCGCTCCACGCCGCGGGGCTCCTCGGCATCGCTTATCTGCGCCTGACGCCGCCCTCTCCCCCGGGGGAGCAGGAGATCACGATCGATCTCGCGCCGCAGATGATGGAGGCCGAGACCCAGGCGCCCGCCGAAACCCAACAATCGGAAGCGATTCCTGAAGAGGCCAAGCCCGAGGGCGAGCCGGAGACGGCCCAGCCTGTGGAGACGCCGCAGGAGGTGCAGCCGCCGCCTCCGCCGGAGATGACACAGGTCGCCCCGGAGGAGGTGCAGCCGCCCCCGCCCACCGAGATGACGCAGGTGATGCCGGAGGAGGTGCAGCCCCCGCCTCCGCCGCCGGAGGCCGTCACGGAGGCCCCGCCCGACACGCCGCCCCCGCAGCCGGAAGAGCAGATCATCGCGTCCGAGGCGCCGGAGGCGGAGCCGCTGGCGCCGCCGCCGCCGGTGGCCGCGAAGCCCGAGCCGCCCAAGCCCGATCCCAAGATCGAGGAGCGCCGCAAGGCCGCGCTGGAGAAGAAGCGCGAGGCCGAGCGCGAGGCGCGCCGCAAGGAGATCTTGGAGAAGAAGCGCGAGGAGGCCCAGAAGGAGGCGCGGATCAAGGCGGCCAAGGCGAAGGCCGAACGCGACGCCGCCCGGCGCGCCCAGGCCGCGCAGGCGGGCAATTCGCAGCGCAGCTCCGCCGCGACCTCGCGCCAGAGCGCGACGGGATCGGCCGCCGCCGCCAGCGATCCCAACGCCATGGCGGCTTGGCGCGGGGCGCTCGCCTCGGCGATCAAGGGGCGCATGAACCGTGAGGCGGCCGCCGGCACCAGCGGCGGCGTGGCCACTGTGCGGTTCACCGTGAGCCGCTCCGGCGCGGTGAGCGGCGCGGCCTTGGTCGGCAGCAGCGGAGTCGGGGCCATCGATGCCGCCGCACTCGCGGCGGTGCGCGGCAGCCTGCCGCCTGCGCCGGCCGGCGTCACGCAGTCGAGCCTCGCCGTCACCGTACCGCTGCGCTTCAGCCCCGGCCGCTGA
- a CDS encoding flagellar biosynthesis regulator FlaF, producing the protein MQYAANAYAKVARVALSPREAEAAVLLKAAGRLQALGPKVEMGAALNEALTFNQRVWTILASAATEPSSPLPVEVRNGMAQLSTYVFHTIVDAMIEPTAEKIESLVSLNNHIAAGLQGDAGPGA; encoded by the coding sequence ATGCAGTATGCGGCCAATGCCTACGCGAAAGTCGCGCGCGTGGCGCTCTCGCCTCGGGAGGCCGAGGCCGCCGTGCTGCTGAAGGCCGCCGGCCGTCTGCAGGCCCTTGGGCCCAAGGTCGAGATGGGGGCCGCCCTTAACGAGGCGCTGACCTTCAATCAGCGTGTCTGGACGATTCTGGCGTCTGCCGCGACCGAGCCGAGCAGCCCACTTCCCGTCGAGGTGCGCAACGGCATGGCCCAGCTCTCGACCTACGTGTTCCACACCATCGTGGACGCGATGATCGAGCCGACGGCGGAGAAGATCGAGTCCCTGGTCTCGCTCAACAACCACATCGCCGCAGGTCTCCAGGGCGATGCCGGGCCGGGAGCCTGA